CTGCTGAATCTTGTTGCGGAACGCCTTCTCGTTTCCGAGCGGGCCCTTGAGGGCCGTCAGCGCGGCGCGCAAGTCGAGCAGCTTCTTGAGCTCCGGCACCTGGTTCGCGATCGCCTCGGGCTCCATGTCGCTCAGGCGGCGGAACTTGAGGTTGACCGTGAGCTCGCTGTTCTCCTGCTCGGACAGGACGTCCTTCACGTTGAAGGTGAGCGCGAGCTTCTGCTCGCTCATGACCTTCTGGAAGTTGTCCTTGTCCACGTTGATGGGCTTGCGGTCCTCGAGGGGCCGCGGATCCGGCCGCTGCGTGTAGTCGCCGAGCATCAGGAGCTTCAGCGGCAGCTCGACGTCCTCCTTCGCGTTCCCGGTGGCCGGCTTGTACGTGATGTTCACGCGCTCTTTCGGCGCGACCGATCCCTCTTTCGATCCGCTCATCGCAGGCTCCTTTCCCCGTCAGCAGCGGGCGGAGCGCCCGCAGGCCGAACGAG
The DNA window shown above is from Sorangium aterium and carries:
- the tssB gene encoding type VI secretion system contractile sheath small subunit — protein: MSGSKEGSVAPKERVNITYKPATGNAKEDVELPLKLLMLGDYTQRPDPRPLEDRKPINVDKDNFQKVMSEQKLALTFNVKDVLSEQENSELTVNLKFRRLSDMEPEAIANQVPELKKLLDLRAALTALKGPLGNEKAFRNKIQQILSDPAQRNKIVSELGLDKEGE